The following nucleotide sequence is from Candidatus Zixiibacteriota bacterium.
AAGGCGAACACTCCCGCCGATGTGTTCAGATTCTCTGCTCCGAAGATCGGTGAGGATGATGGAACGGTCATCGCCAGAACAATGGAAAATATCAAGACCGTCCCGAATCCATACTACAACTTCTCGCCATACTATGAGCTTAACCAATTCGACAGAATAATTAAGTTCATCAACATTCCGCCGGCGGTCGATGTCACAATCAGAATATTCAATCTTGCAGGCGATCTTGTCCGCACCATTGAACATGACGGTGGCGAGATTTCCGAGATCGAATGGGATGTAAGGACCGACAACGGCCTGTACGTCGCATCGGGAATTTACATCTATCTGGCGGAATCGGATATGGGTCAGAAGGTCGGTAAAATGGCTGTATTCACTGAGATCGAACAGCTCAATACCTACTAAGCAGGAGGAAGATGATGAGAATAAAACCGTTGATAGTTAGTTTTGTGATTGTCCTCCTGGCTGCGTCTTGCCTCTACGCTGGAGGTAGCGAGCGGATCGGTTCCGCCGGCGCACAGGAGCTTCGCATTCCAGTCGGAAGTCGGGCTTCGGCGATGGCTGGCGCCAATATCGCCGATGTCAGCGGAGCCGAAGCGCTCTTCTGGAATCCGGCCGGTGTGGCGCATTTCGAAGGAACGGAGGCGATGTTTACGCACCTCCAATACATCGCCGACATCAATGTCGACTACTTTGGCGTGATGACAAACATCGAAGATTTCGGCTCCATAGGACTGCATGCGAAGGTGGTCTCGATCGGAGAAATGGAAGTCACTACGACTCAAGAGCCACAGGGCACGGGTGAGACATTCAGCCCAACCTTCTCGGTGATTGGCGCGACTTATTCGCGTGTATTCACAGACAGAGTCTCGTTTGGCATGACTGCCAATTTGATCAATGAGAAGATCGAGCAGGTGTCTGCTAACGGTCTTGCATTCGATTTCGGATTCATCTACGATCCGCTGTGGCGCGGATTCAAGTTCGCGATTGCGATTAAGAACTACGGTCCGCAGATGCGGTTTTCGGGCGAGGGATTCAACCTCTCGGTTGATCCACCCGATGCCGAACCGGGCACGCAGTTAAAAACCGTTGCCACGAAGAGCGCTCAGTTCGAACTGCCCGCGTACATCCAGCTTGGCGCATCATGGGATGCCGTCAATCGGGACCTGAACCGCGCGGTGGTCGTTGGTTCTTTCCAGGCCAATAACTTCTCCGAGGATGAGTTCCGTGGAGGAATCGAGTACTCGTATGACGACATGTTCTTCCTTCGCGGTGGATATGTCGGCTCCAGTCAGGATTCCTTCATGTATGGGCTGACACTCGGTGCCGGGCTGAAATACGCCTGGGGACAGAACAGCATCACATTCGACTATTCCTGGGTTGAGACGGACTTCTTCGATAACAACCAGTACTTTACTGCGAAATTCTCATTCTAGTCTGAAATGTGATAGACTCGAAAGAGCCGCCCGAGAGGGCGGCTTTTTCTATGCCTGTATGCGACGCTGCGGTCAAAATATGCCTTGCCATATAGCGCGAAACCGGCTATGATTCGTGCCATTGCGACTCGATTGCAGGCGATAGCTACTCGCACGGAAATATGGAGAGATAATCGTGACTAATTCGGCATATCAGGGTTACAAGGGCGCCGCGCTTGACAAGCTCAAAGAACTCGGGGTGAGAGTCTGGTGCGACGTGGAAGTTACAACCACCAAGGGTCAGTTCATCGGCGTAATCCTGCCGAGATCAGAGACCGGCGATGCGGATCATATCGTGCTCAAAATGCACAACGGTTACAATGTCGGTGTCAAAGTCGATTCGATCATGTCGGTGAAAGAGATCGGCTACAAAGAGGCGCATTACAAGATTCCTGAATCGGAGTTTCCGACCAGTCCCGACAAGCCGAATGTCACACTGCTCGGAACTGGCGGTACCATTGCCTCGCGCCTCGATTACCGCACCGGCGCTGTCATTCCTGCGTTCACTCCGGGCGAACTATACGGTGCGGTGCCGGAACTTGCCGACATCTGCAATTTGAAGACCGAGAAGCTGTTCGGAGTATTCTCCGAGAATATGGGACCGGAGCAGTGGATCGCGACAGCGAAGGCGATCGGTCGAGAGATCGAAAACGGCGTCGATGGTATCGTGATTGGCCACGGCACCGACACGATGCATCACACGGCGGGGAT
It contains:
- a CDS encoding PorV/PorQ family protein; the encoded protein is MRIKPLIVSFVIVLLAASCLYAGGSERIGSAGAQELRIPVGSRASAMAGANIADVSGAEALFWNPAGVAHFEGTEAMFTHLQYIADINVDYFGVMTNIEDFGSIGLHAKVVSIGEMEVTTTQEPQGTGETFSPTFSVIGATYSRVFTDRVSFGMTANLINEKIEQVSANGLAFDFGFIYDPLWRGFKFAIAIKNYGPQMRFSGEGFNLSVDPPDAEPGTQLKTVATKSAQFELPAYIQLGASWDAVNRDLNRAVVVGSFQANNFSEDEFRGGIEYSYDDMFFLRGGYVGSSQDSFMYGLTLGAGLKYAWGQNSITFDYSWVETDFFDNNQYFTAKFSF